In one Vicugna pacos chromosome 22, VicPac4, whole genome shotgun sequence genomic region, the following are encoded:
- the CBARP gene encoding voltage-dependent calcium channel beta subunit-associated regulatory protein isoform X1 — protein MQPTATMATAVTTPATVALTTTWDNVTGRPTTEPDPILDNSVLLVVVMALFVGGTLVVLSGVLLLCRRCWEVHRRLHRAPEEAEKTATTYLDSGTHPAPDPDFRGEDPEGQDAETERFLSTGSTGRRVSFNEAALFEQSRKARDKGRRYTLTEGDFHHLKNARLTHLHLPPLKIVTIHECDSGEASAATTPHPAAAPKASLAIFQPPGKALTGRSVGPSSALPGDPYNSAVGPADFEISPSASSDSGEGTSLDAAVRSAKPGGPGVAAGLGEAGPGSGAGPVLQFFTRLRRHASLDGASPYFKVKKWKLEPSQRASSLDTRGSPKRHHFQRQRAASESMEQEEGDAPQVDFIQYIASAGDAVAFPQPCPFLASPTSPPPPLGRLEAADEVGAAGGSSPDSPPERSGSAGPEQEQQHQESDSERDAGPEQAQTIYRDIWSLRASLELHAANASDHSSSGNDRDSVRSGDSSGSGSGGTAPAFPPPSPPPTPRTADSEAGGPRKLLQMDSGYASIEGRGAGEDGLPSAPEKRSSFTRMGREFTVSSSFEGPIEPAAEAPSRPRSPRAWPRRAPRRDYSIDEKTDALFHEFLRHDPHFDDAPSAATRHRARAHPHPHARKQWQQRGRQHSDPGARAAPSAPPTAPPGAPRPVRAPLRRGDSVDCPPDGRAGDDPAVPAVPAIPVIEEEPGGGCPGSGLCAGPPGALLDKLAASLDDRLFPPRLAEPVAVAPALAAAAPTSPDHSPV, from the exons ATGCAGCCTACAGCCACCATGGCCACAGCCGTCACCACCCCTGCCACTGTCGCCCTAACCACAACGTGGGACAACGTCACGGGCCGCCCCACG ACTGAGCCGGACCCCATACTGGACAACTCtgtgctgctggtggtggtgatggcactTTTCGTTGGGGGCACGCTCGTGGTGCTGTCTGGCGTGCTGCTGCTCTGCAGGCGCTGCTGGGAGGTCCACCGGCGCCTCCACAG AGCCCCGGAAGAAGCAGAGAAGACCGCAACCACCTATCTGGACAGCGGCACACACCCAGCCCCAG ACCCCGACTTCAGGGGGGAGGACCCTGAGGGCCAGGATGCTGAGACCGAGCGCTTCCTGTCCACTGGCTCCACTGGCCGCCGGGTGTCCTTCAACGAGGCAGCCCTATTTGAGCAGAGCCGGAAGGCGAGGGACAAGGGCCGCAG GTACACCCTGACGGAGGGGGACTTTCATCACTTGAAGAACGCCCGCCTCACACACCTGCACCTGCCGCCCCTCAAGATTGTCACCATCCATGAGTGTGACTCAGGCGAGGCCAGTGCCGCCACCACACCGCACCCCGCTGCAGCCCCCAAGGCCAGCCTTGCCATATTCCAG CCCCCGGGGAAGGCCCTCACTGGCCGCTCCGTGGGCCCCAGCTCCGCCCTGCCAGGTGACCCCTACAATTCGGCCGTGGGCCCTGCCGACTTCGAGATCAGCCCCTCGGCATCCAGTGACTCTGGGGAAGGCACCTCG TTGGATGCGGCTGTCAGGAGTGCCAAGCCTGGGGGCCCCGGGGTGGCAGCAGGACTGGGGGAGGCGGGCCCCGGCTCTGGGGCGGGCCCTGTTCTGCAGTTCTTCACCCGCTTGAGGCGCCACGCCAGCCTGGATGGGGCCAGCCCCTACTTCAAGGTCAAGAAGTGGAAGCTGGAGCCCAGCCAGCGGGCGTCCAGTCTGGACACAAGAG GCTCCCCAAAGAGACACCACTTCCAGCGGCAGCGGGCAGCCAGCGAGAGCATGGAACAGGAGGAGGGGGATGCCCCCCAGGTGGACTTCATCCAGTACATCGCCAGCGCTGGCGACGCAGTGGCCTTCCCGCAGCCCTGCCCCTTTCTGGCCAGCCCCACCAGCCCGCCCCCCCCTCTCGGCAG GCTAGAAGCAGCCGACGAGGTGGGCGCTGCGGGAGGATCAAGCCCTGATTCCCCCCCAGAGCGCAGCGGCAGCGCGGGGcctgagcaggagcagcagcatcAAGAGTCAGACAGCGAGCGGGACGCAGGGCCAGAGCAGGCCCAGACCATCTACCGTGACATCTGGAGCCTGCGCGCCTCGCTCGAGCTGCATGCTGCCAACGCCTCGGACCACAGCAGCAGCGGCAACGACCGCGACTCGGTGCGCAGCGGCGACAGCTCGGGTTCAGGCTCTGGAGGCACTGCACCCGCCTTCCCGCCGCCCTCGCCGCCGCCCACACCGAGGACAGCCGACAGCGAGGCGGGTGGGCCGCGCAAGCTGCTGCAGATGGACAGTGGCTACGCCAGCATTGAGGGCCGCGGCGCGGGCGAGGACGGGCTGCCCAGCGCGCCTGAGAAGCGCTCCTCCTTCACGAGAATGGGCCGTGAGTTTACGGTGAGCAGCAGCTTCGAGGGGCCCATCGAGCCCGCGGCCGAGGCGCCCTCCCGGCCCCGCAGCCCCCGTGCCtggccccgccgcgccccgcgccGCGACTACAGCATTGACGAGAAGACGGACGCACTGTTCCACGAGTTCCTGCGTCACGACCCGCACTTCGACGATGCCCCGTCCGCCGCCACTCGCCACCGTGCACGCGCGCACCCGCACCCCCACGCACGCAAGCAGTGGCAGCAACGTGGCCGGCAGCACAGCGACCCTGGCGCGCGGGCCGCGCCCTCCGCCCCACCCACGGCCCCACCCGGCGCCCCCCGACCCGTGCGTGCGCCCCTGCGCCGGGGAGACAGCGTCGACTGCCCGCCCGACGGCCGCGCGGGTGACGACCCGGCGGTCCCCGCTGTCCCTGCCATCCCCGTCATCGAGGAGGAGCCCGGCGGTGGCTGCCCGGGCTCCGGCCTGTGTGCCGGACCCCCAGGGGCACTACTGGACAAGCTGGCGGCCAGCCTCGACGACAGACTCTTCCCTCCCCGCCTGGCCGAGCCCGTTGCCGTGGCTCCCGCGCTGGCTGCAGCTGCACCCACGTCCCCCGACCACAGCCCGGTCTAA
- the CBARP gene encoding voltage-dependent calcium channel beta subunit-associated regulatory protein isoform X2, with the protein MQPTATMATAVTTPATVALTTTWDNVTGRPTTEPDPILDNSVLLVVVMALFVGGTLVVLSGVLLLCRRCWEVHRRLHRAPEEAEKTATTYLDSGTHPAPDPDFRGEDPEGQDAETERFLSTGSTGRRVSFNEAALFEQSRKARDKGRRLSPSMSVTQARPVPPPHRTPLQPPRPALPYSSSALPGDPYNSAVGPADFEISPSASSDSGEGTSLDAAVRSAKPGGPGVAAGLGEAGPGSGAGPVLQFFTRLRRHASLDGASPYFKVKKWKLEPSQRASSLDTRGSPKRHHFQRQRAASESMEQEEGDAPQVDFIQYIASAGDAVAFPQPCPFLASPTSPPPPLGRLEAADEVGAAGGSSPDSPPERSGSAGPEQEQQHQESDSERDAGPEQAQTIYRDIWSLRASLELHAANASDHSSSGNDRDSVRSGDSSGSGSGGTAPAFPPPSPPPTPRTADSEAGGPRKLLQMDSGYASIEGRGAGEDGLPSAPEKRSSFTRMGREFTVSSSFEGPIEPAAEAPSRPRSPRAWPRRAPRRDYSIDEKTDALFHEFLRHDPHFDDAPSAATRHRARAHPHPHARKQWQQRGRQHSDPGARAAPSAPPTAPPGAPRPVRAPLRRGDSVDCPPDGRAGDDPAVPAVPAIPVIEEEPGGGCPGSGLCAGPPGALLDKLAASLDDRLFPPRLAEPVAVAPALAAAAPTSPDHSPV; encoded by the exons ATGCAGCCTACAGCCACCATGGCCACAGCCGTCACCACCCCTGCCACTGTCGCCCTAACCACAACGTGGGACAACGTCACGGGCCGCCCCACG ACTGAGCCGGACCCCATACTGGACAACTCtgtgctgctggtggtggtgatggcactTTTCGTTGGGGGCACGCTCGTGGTGCTGTCTGGCGTGCTGCTGCTCTGCAGGCGCTGCTGGGAGGTCCACCGGCGCCTCCACAG AGCCCCGGAAGAAGCAGAGAAGACCGCAACCACCTATCTGGACAGCGGCACACACCCAGCCCCAG ACCCCGACTTCAGGGGGGAGGACCCTGAGGGCCAGGATGCTGAGACCGAGCGCTTCCTGTCCACTGGCTCCACTGGCCGCCGGGTGTCCTTCAACGAGGCAGCCCTATTTGAGCAGAGCCGGAAGGCGAGGGACAAGGGCCGCAG ATTGTCACCATCCATGAGTGTGACTCAGGCGAGGCCAGTGCCGCCACCACACCGCACCCCGCTGCAGCCCCCAAGGCCAGCCTTGCCATATTCCAG CTCCGCCCTGCCAGGTGACCCCTACAATTCGGCCGTGGGCCCTGCCGACTTCGAGATCAGCCCCTCGGCATCCAGTGACTCTGGGGAAGGCACCTCG TTGGATGCGGCTGTCAGGAGTGCCAAGCCTGGGGGCCCCGGGGTGGCAGCAGGACTGGGGGAGGCGGGCCCCGGCTCTGGGGCGGGCCCTGTTCTGCAGTTCTTCACCCGCTTGAGGCGCCACGCCAGCCTGGATGGGGCCAGCCCCTACTTCAAGGTCAAGAAGTGGAAGCTGGAGCCCAGCCAGCGGGCGTCCAGTCTGGACACAAGAG GCTCCCCAAAGAGACACCACTTCCAGCGGCAGCGGGCAGCCAGCGAGAGCATGGAACAGGAGGAGGGGGATGCCCCCCAGGTGGACTTCATCCAGTACATCGCCAGCGCTGGCGACGCAGTGGCCTTCCCGCAGCCCTGCCCCTTTCTGGCCAGCCCCACCAGCCCGCCCCCCCCTCTCGGCAG GCTAGAAGCAGCCGACGAGGTGGGCGCTGCGGGAGGATCAAGCCCTGATTCCCCCCCAGAGCGCAGCGGCAGCGCGGGGcctgagcaggagcagcagcatcAAGAGTCAGACAGCGAGCGGGACGCAGGGCCAGAGCAGGCCCAGACCATCTACCGTGACATCTGGAGCCTGCGCGCCTCGCTCGAGCTGCATGCTGCCAACGCCTCGGACCACAGCAGCAGCGGCAACGACCGCGACTCGGTGCGCAGCGGCGACAGCTCGGGTTCAGGCTCTGGAGGCACTGCACCCGCCTTCCCGCCGCCCTCGCCGCCGCCCACACCGAGGACAGCCGACAGCGAGGCGGGTGGGCCGCGCAAGCTGCTGCAGATGGACAGTGGCTACGCCAGCATTGAGGGCCGCGGCGCGGGCGAGGACGGGCTGCCCAGCGCGCCTGAGAAGCGCTCCTCCTTCACGAGAATGGGCCGTGAGTTTACGGTGAGCAGCAGCTTCGAGGGGCCCATCGAGCCCGCGGCCGAGGCGCCCTCCCGGCCCCGCAGCCCCCGTGCCtggccccgccgcgccccgcgccGCGACTACAGCATTGACGAGAAGACGGACGCACTGTTCCACGAGTTCCTGCGTCACGACCCGCACTTCGACGATGCCCCGTCCGCCGCCACTCGCCACCGTGCACGCGCGCACCCGCACCCCCACGCACGCAAGCAGTGGCAGCAACGTGGCCGGCAGCACAGCGACCCTGGCGCGCGGGCCGCGCCCTCCGCCCCACCCACGGCCCCACCCGGCGCCCCCCGACCCGTGCGTGCGCCCCTGCGCCGGGGAGACAGCGTCGACTGCCCGCCCGACGGCCGCGCGGGTGACGACCCGGCGGTCCCCGCTGTCCCTGCCATCCCCGTCATCGAGGAGGAGCCCGGCGGTGGCTGCCCGGGCTCCGGCCTGTGTGCCGGACCCCCAGGGGCACTACTGGACAAGCTGGCGGCCAGCCTCGACGACAGACTCTTCCCTCCCCGCCTGGCCGAGCCCGTTGCCGTGGCTCCCGCGCTGGCTGCAGCTGCACCCACGTCCCCCGACCACAGCCCGGTCTAA